The following proteins are co-located in the Vigna angularis cultivar LongXiaoDou No.4 chromosome 2, ASM1680809v1, whole genome shotgun sequence genome:
- the LOC108329670 gene encoding ATG8-interacting protein 1: MADNEDGGDKTSRGNEWEVVSLTASTYAAAPGPDDVEMKDDGREGSFVQDEAETSRALFMSGHFVFPPSQHENLPMEPDNSEIHDDSGDKDVTSEETVEELTRPSGKDEENLTLPGLEVSEEFEGMRYFDQKINRLSVRGKEFEEGTTLPDFGLIEKGESMYDPEKYTSFQGETTIGGVTAYGESIVEPEITESEGSNVSSDLSLSRNSSKDKEYNTSDLPCGAWWKRRAASLYAHAKQTNALWSVFIAATVMGLVMLGQRWQQERALQLKWQISINDEARSRVLAPIIRLKDVLVGGHRRGSLIRGSSSSES, encoded by the exons ATGGCAGACAATGAGGACGGAGGGGACAAGACTTCTCGTGGGAATGAATGGGAGGTTGTATCTCTCACGGCATCGACATATGCAGCTGCTCCTGGTCCTGATGATGTTGAGATGAAGGATGATGGGAGAGAAGGTTCATTTGTACAGGATGAAGCAGAAACGTCACGTGCTTTATTCATGTCTGGTCACTTTGTCTTTCCACCCAGTCAGCATGAAAACTTGCCTATGGAACCTGATAACAGTGAGATTCATGATGATTCTGGAGACAAAGATGTTACCTCCGAAGAGACTGTTGAAGAACTGACCAGACCAAGTGGAAAAGACGAAGAAAACTTGACACTACCAGGATTAGAAGTTTCAGAAGAGTTTGAGGGAATGCGTTATTTTGATCAGAAAATTAATAGATTATCTGTTCGTGGTAAAGAGTTTGAGGAAGGTACAACTCTTCCAGATTTTGGTTTGATTGAAAAGGGGGAGAGTATGTATGACCCGGAAAAATACACTTCTTTCCAAGGTGAAACAACAATTGGTGGTGTAACAGCATATGGTGAAAGCATAGTTGAGCCTGAAATAACTGAATCCGAAGGGTCAAATGTGTCTTCTGATTTATCACTGTCAAGGAACTCTTCCAAAGATAAGGAATACAACACTTCAGATCTTCCCTGTGGAGCTTGGTGGAAACGAAGAGCTGCCTCCTTATATGCTCATGCCAAACAGACAAATGCATTATGGTCTGTTTTCATTGCTGCTACTGTGATGGGTCTCGTAATGCTCGGCCAGCGTTGGCAGCAGGAAAGAGCTTTACAACTTAAATGGCAAATCAGTATAAATGATGAG GCGAGGAGCAGGGTGCTTGCTCCCATTATTCGACTCAAAGACGTGCTTGTTGGTGGCCACCGTCGTGGTTCCTTGATCAGGGGAAGCTCCTCCAGTGAAAGTTAA
- the LOC108327830 gene encoding origin of replication complex subunit 5: MDKEKTSQTPRRMTRSLASSPTSTSNNVIAAKVNSLEPSTINDLLVGGDPISLDDIISNFPGRRNQILEIVRLLGPLNSPMLPLFVYGGPCTGKTSVILQLFRHLNRPLVYSSCRTCYNQGILFESILNQLFLHRKNAANGYANAKRCDRPSDFVNFLREALTNVINNLKEKSEKLVSNKMRQEKIGNMIYLVFDNFHLVREWDKSSTILPLLFNLYDMLKMHEVGLIFISSTSPDTFYSNMGYVEPIPVYFPDYTEGDIRQILLRNQVNQKLYSSFLDVVLKSFYGITKQVGDLSAALKPLYEKYCEPLSDKGKGVAPDQQMRRRLLAHINPHIGPSLNEIFKVSSLSSTEVEARKEEKRKGNPRRLAKSEELGSLDFHMSTSAKYLLISAFLASRNPATLDASLFDSKGGSDNRKRKRKPSEKAMERKETLEEELLMKGPGTFPLERLLAIFQCLVSVAEDEEEPNNDGFGVEGGSAGLMSDVLLQLSSLCNANFIFKGRSCPIEGSTRYRSTISEDLALKVARSLKFPLSKYLYS, encoded by the exons ATGGATAAAGAGAAAACCTCACAAACCCCAAGAAGAATGACAAGGTCTTTGGCTTCATCTCCGACATCCACTTCAAATAATGTAATTGCAGCAAAAGTAAACAGCCTTGAACCTTCGACAATCAACGACCTTTTAGTTGGAGGAGATCCAATCAGTCTAGATGACATAATTTCCAACTTTCCTGGTAGAAGAAACCAAATTCTTGAGATTGTGCGTCTTTTGGGACCTTTGAATTCACCAATGCTTCCTTTGTTTGTATATGGAGGCCCTTGTACTGGAAAAACCAGTGTCATTCTTCAATTGTTCAGGCATCTCAACAGGCCTCTCGTTTATTCTAGTTGTAGGACATGTTATAACCAGGGTATCTTGTTTGAATCTATTCTGAATCAGTTATTTCTCCATAGAAAAAATGCTGCCAATGGTTATGCAAATGCAAAACGCTGTGACAGACCTTCTGATTTTGTCAACTTTCTTCGGGAAGCATTGACCAATGTTATAAACAACCTCAAAGAGAAGTCAGAGAAGTTGGTCTCAAATAAGATGAGACAAGAGAAAATTGGAAACATGATCTACTTGGTTTTTGACAATTTTCATCTTGTTAGGGAATGGGATAAGAGTTCTACTATATTGCCTTTACTGTTTAATCTCTATGATATGCTAAAGATGCATGAGGTGGGTCTGATTTTTATCAGTAGTACTTCCCCAGACACATTTTACTCCAACATGGGATATGTAGAGCCTATCCCCGTTTACTTTCCTGATTATACAGAAGGTGATATTCGtcaaatattattaagaaaCCAAGTGAACCAGAAGCTTTATTCCTCATTTCTCGA TGTAGTTCTGAAGTCTTTTTATGGAATTACAAAGCAAGTTGGTGATTTGTCTGCCGCCTTAAAGCCactatatgaaaaatattgtgAACCTTTAAGTGATAAGGGAAAGGGAGTTGCTCCTGATCAACAGATGAGGCGAAGGCTGCTTGCTCATATCAACCCTCATATTGGCCCCTCTTTGAATGAGATATTTAAGGTTTCATCCCTTTCTTCTACTGAAGTGGAGGCCCGGAAAGAGGAAAAGCGGAAGGGAAATCCCAGGAGATTGGCGAAATCTGAAGAACTAGGCAGTCTTGATTTTCATATGTCTACTAGTGCAAAGTATCTTCTGATTTCGGCATTTCTTGCCTCCAGAAACCCAGCTACTCTTGATGCTTCTCTTTTTGATTCCAAAGGTGGTTCTGATAATCGAAAGCGAAAGAGGAA GCCTTCTGAGAAAGCGATGGAACGGAAAGAAACTTTGGAAGAGGAGCTACTAATGAAAGGACCTGGAACTTTCCCATTGGAGAGGTTGTTAGCCATCTTTCAGTGCCTAGTATCAGTCGCCGAAGATGAGGAAGAACCAAACAATGATGGATTTGGAGTTGAGGGTGGCAGTGCTGGACTGATGTCTGATGTTCTTTTGCAGCTGTCTAGTCTCTGCAATgctaattttatattcaaaggTAGAAGCTGTCCAATTGAGGGCTCAACCCGGTATCGATCAACCATTTCCGAAGATCTGGCTTTGAAG GTTGCAAGGAGCCTTAAGTTTCCATTATCAAAGTATTTGTATAGTTAG
- the LOC108329729 gene encoding ascorbate transporter, chloroplastic — protein sequence MALGGLLSNTNFTSFIGPGNLYHLGKDLSPQRGDISCAFVARYGGQNAKDYFSRCWHGMRFHAREPLNEKVSKLIPTFEDEVQRCSSISQRPIHCMNMKLNASRRCHYSLSSDLYSCSLIQRRAVYGLGLNKVGKANPACVHYKSEDYDITESEVNPLASAEGTGEAILLEGNVPQVSSWWQKFPKRWVVVLLCFAAFLLCNMDRVNMSIAILPMSQEFKWNSATVGLIQSSFFWGYLLTQILGGIWADKLGGKLVLGFGVVWWSMATILTPIAARIGLPCLLIMRAFMGIGEGVAMPAMNNMLSKWIPVSERSRSLALVYSGMYLGSVVGLAFSPLLIQKFGWPSVFYSFGSLGSIWFALWLRNAYSSPKDDPDLGIEEKRLILEGNVSNAPVSSIPWKLILSKAPVWALIISHFCHNWGTFILLTWMPTYYNQVLKFNLTESGLLCVLPWLTMAAFANIGGWIADTLVRKGVSITTVRKIMQSIGFLGPAFFLSQLSHVRTPAMAVLCMACSQGSDAFSQSGLYSNHQDIGPRYAGVLLGLSNTAGVLAGVFGTAATGLILQRGSWNDVFKVAVALYIIGTLVWNIFSTGEKVLD from the exons ATGGCTCTGGGTGGTTTGCTTTCCAACAcaaacttcacttctttcattggACCAG GAAATTTATATCATTTGGGAAAGGATCTATCACCTCAAAGAGGGGACATTTCTTGTGCATTTGTTGCACGTTATGGTGGCCAGAATGCAAAGGATTATTTCTCAAGATGCTGGCATGGGATGCGTTTTCATGCTAGAGAACCTTTGAATGAGAAAGTTTCAAAACTAATACCAACATTTGAAGATGAAGTGCAGCGTTGTTCTTCAATATCGCAGAGACCTATTCACTGCATGAACATGAAACTAAACGCCAGCAGAAGATGTCACTACTCCCTCTCTTCAGATCTCTATAGCTGTAGCCTTATTCAACGAAGAGCAGTATATGGACTGGGTTTAAACAAAGTTGGTAAGGCTAATCCGGCTTGTGTTCATTACAAGTCTGAGGATTATGATATTACAGAATCAGAGGTCAATCCTCTTGCATCAGCTGAAGGGACAGGTGAAGCCATTCTCTTGGAAGGGAATGTTCCACAAGTATCTTCTTGGTGGCAGAAGTTTCCAAAGCGTTGGGTTGTTGTGTTGCTATGTTTTGCAGCATTTCTGCTGTGCAACATGGATCGT GTGAATATGAGTATAGCAATACTTCCAATGTCTCAAGAATTTAAGTGGAACAGTGCAACAGTTGGCCTAATTCAGTCATCTTTCTTCTGGGGCTACCTTCTTACACAG ATCCTTGGTGGCATATGGGCCGACAAACTTGGTGGGAAACTAGTGCTAGGTTTCGGAGTTGTCTGGTGGTCAATGGCAACAATTTTAACACCTATTGCTGCAAGAATTGGGCTCCCTTGTTTGCTTATTATGCGTGCATTTATGGGGATCGGTGAG GGTGTTGCCATGCCTGCTATGAATAATATGCTTTCCAAGTGGATTCCAGTTTCAGAGAGAAGCAGATCACTGGCCCTAGTATATAGTGGCATGTACCTTGGTTCGGTGGTTGGCTTGGCATTTTCACCGTTACTAATCCAAAAATTTGGGTGGCCATCAGTTTTTTACTCTTTTGGATCCCTTGGAAGTATCTGGTTTGCCTTGTGGTTAAGAAAT GCATATAGCTCCCCAAAAGATGACCCAGATCTTGGGATAGAGGAGAAAAGGCTCATACTAGAAGGCAATGTATCAAATGCACCTGTTTCTTCCATTCCttggaaattaattttatcaaaagcACCGGTTTGGGCTCTTATAATCTCCCACTTCTGTCACAATTGGGGGACTTTTATTCTTCTGACCTGGATGCCTACTTATTATAATCAG GTTCTGAAGTTCAACCTCACTGAATCTGGGCTCTTATGTGTTCTTCCATGGTTAACCATGGCTGCTTTTGCAAATATTGGTGGGTGGATTGCTGACACACTTGTGAGAAAAGGCGTCTCCATAACAACTGTTCGAAAG ATCATGCAATCAATAGGATTTCTGGGTCCtgcattttttctttctcaactgAGCCATGTCAGAACACCTGCCATGGCTGTACTATGCATGGCGTGTAGTCAG GGATCTGATGCATTCTCACAATCTGGTCTCTATTCCAATCACCAAGATATTGGACCCCGCTATGCT GGTGTATTGCTTGGACTATCAAATACGGCAGGAGTGCTTGCTGGTGTATTTGGTACAGCTGCAACTGGTTTAATACTCCAGCGAG GTTCTTGGAATGATGTTTTTAAGGTTGCTGTTGCTTTGTACATAATAGGGACATTGGTGTGGAATATCTTTTCTACTGGAGAGAAAGTTCTTGACTGA